TATCGGCCGATCGCAACAACCGCGTCCTCATTCTCGAAGCCGGCGGCGACGACAATTGGATCTGGTTCCACATCCCGGTCGGCTATCTCTTCGCCATCGGCAATCCGCGCTCGGACTGGATGTTCAAGACCGAGGCCGAGCCAGGCCTGAACGGTCGCGCGCTCGCCTATCCCCGTGGCAAGGTGATCGGCGGCTGCTCGGCGATCAACGCCATGATCTCGATGCGCGGACAGGCCGCGGACTACGATCACTGGCGCCAGCTCGGCATGACCGGCTGGGGCTATGACGACGTGCTGCCGCTGTTCAAGCGGCTGGAAGACCACTTTCTCGGCGCGAGCGAGCATCACGGCGCGGGCGGCGGCTGGCGCATCGAGGCGCCACGGCTCGCGTGGGACGTCCTCGACGCAGTTGGCGACGCCGCCGAGGAGATGGGCATCAAGCGCATTCCGGATTTCAACACCGGCGACAACGAAGGCACCAGCTATTTCCACGTCAACCAGAAGCGCGGCCGGCGCTGGTCGTCGGCGCGCGGCTTCCTCAAGCCCGCGCTGACCCGGCCCAATCTGCGGCTCGAGAAGCACGTGCTGGTCGACCGTCTGATCATCGAGCGGGGCCGCGCCGTCGGCGTGCGCTTCTTCCAGAACGGCGAGATCATCGAGGCGCGGGCGAAGCGCGAGGTGATCCTCTCGGCTGGCTCGATCGGCTCGGTGCAGGTGCTGCATCGCTCCGGCATCGGCCCCGCCGACTGGCTGTCGCCGCTCGGCATCGACATCGTCATGGACAAGCCCGGCGTCGGGCGCAATCTCCAGGACCATCTCCAGCAGCGCGCGATCTACAAGGTCGAAGGCGTGCGCACGCTGAACGAAACCTATTACAACCTGTTCCGCCGCGGACTGATGGGGCTCGACTACGCCTTCCGCCGCCGTGGTCCGCTGACCATGGCGCCGTCGCAACTCGGCATCTTCACGCGCTCGGATGCGACGCGCGCACGCGCCAACATCCAGTTCCACGTGCAGCCATTGTCGCTCGACAAGTTCGGCGATCCCCTGCACCGCTTCCCCGCCATCACGGTGAGCGCCTGCAATCTCCAGCCGACCTCGCGCGGCACCGTGCGACTGCGTTCCGCGAGCCCGGACGAGAAGCCGATCATCGCTCCGAACTATCTGTCGACCGACGACGACCGCCAGGTCGGCGCCGATGCCATCCGCACCACGCGACGCCTGATGCAGCAGAAGGCGCTGGCCAAATATCGTCCGAGCGAATACCTGCCCGGTCCCTCCGTCGGCGACGACGATGCCTCACTCGCGAAGGCCGCCGGCGACATCGGCACCACGATCTTTCATCCCGTCGGCACCGCGAAGATGGGCGCGGTGAATGATCCGATGGCCGTGGTGGACGAACGATTGCGCTTCTACGGCCTCGATGGCCTGCGCATCGTCGATGCCTCGATCATGCCGACGATCACATCGGGCAATACCAATACGCCGACCGCGATGATCGCCGAGAAGGGCGCGACGATGATTCTGGAGGATGCGAAGCGACCTGCGTAGCCCGGATTGCGCCGCGCTCCATCGTCTCCGCGGAGGGATATGGATTGCTTCGCTTCGCTCGTAATGACGATCGCCGAGATAGATCGGCGAACTACGCCGACCGTCTCACCGCGTTGTCCACCAGGGTCTTGCCG
The nucleotide sequence above comes from Bradyrhizobium sp. NDS-1. Encoded proteins:
- a CDS encoding GMC family oxidoreductase, with translation MPRRLEGEFDYIVVGAGTAGCIVANRLSADRNNRVLILEAGGDDNWIWFHIPVGYLFAIGNPRSDWMFKTEAEPGLNGRALAYPRGKVIGGCSAINAMISMRGQAADYDHWRQLGMTGWGYDDVLPLFKRLEDHFLGASEHHGAGGGWRIEAPRLAWDVLDAVGDAAEEMGIKRIPDFNTGDNEGTSYFHVNQKRGRRWSSARGFLKPALTRPNLRLEKHVLVDRLIIERGRAVGVRFFQNGEIIEARAKREVILSAGSIGSVQVLHRSGIGPADWLSPLGIDIVMDKPGVGRNLQDHLQQRAIYKVEGVRTLNETYYNLFRRGLMGLDYAFRRRGPLTMAPSQLGIFTRSDATRARANIQFHVQPLSLDKFGDPLHRFPAITVSACNLQPTSRGTVRLRSASPDEKPIIAPNYLSTDDDRQVGADAIRTTRRLMQQKALAKYRPSEYLPGPSVGDDDASLAKAAGDIGTTIFHPVGTAKMGAVNDPMAVVDERLRFYGLDGLRIVDASIMPTITSGNTNTPTAMIAEKGATMILEDAKRPA